In a genomic window of Alphaproteobacteria bacterium:
- a CDS encoding glycosyltransferase family 1 protein, with protein sequence MRVLVLNTDYSPFLDRLYGDAPKLAERSYADQMAARNASLFGVFDSYSRHLTAAGCEAWEIHANNEPMQKRWATEAGLDYGGPVLFQSQLSKRIAKLPILGRKFRRRPSREPWFLDILKSQIAHYHPDVILNQDVYQISGYFLRRQMGEKGLVVGQLASHLPTSADWGGYDLMISSLPNLVEYFSNQGLAAEFCPLGFDSAVYAYATPAIERDIPVLFVGSLTSQHQTRIELLEYLCRHIDIEIRGASLSALEPGSPVRNCVKGEAWGVEMYRLLGRAAIALNQHIDMAGPYANNCRLFEATGMGAMLLTDRKSNLDYYFKPGIEVADFGSPQECLERIRYFQDNLGERQRIAEAGRNRVLASHGYAQRMNDLAALFGRYLTEKRRAL encoded by the coding sequence ATGCGCGTCCTTGTTCTTAACACGGACTATTCACCCTTCTTAGATCGGCTTTATGGGGACGCCCCAAAGCTTGCGGAGCGCTCCTACGCTGACCAGATGGCGGCGAGAAACGCCTCTTTGTTTGGCGTGTTCGATTCCTACTCGCGCCACCTGACGGCAGCAGGCTGCGAGGCCTGGGAAATCCATGCCAACAACGAGCCAATGCAAAAACGCTGGGCAACAGAAGCAGGTTTAGATTATGGCGGCCCTGTACTTTTCCAAAGCCAACTGAGCAAGCGGATTGCCAAGCTACCCATCCTCGGCCGCAAGTTTCGCCGACGCCCCAGTAGAGAACCATGGTTCCTCGATATTTTGAAGAGCCAGATCGCGCACTATCACCCTGACGTCATCTTGAACCAGGACGTCTACCAGATCTCCGGGTATTTTCTTCGTCGGCAAATGGGGGAGAAGGGTCTTGTCGTTGGTCAGCTCGCATCCCACCTTCCAACGTCTGCGGATTGGGGTGGATATGATTTGATGATTTCATCCCTTCCTAATCTGGTTGAATATTTCAGCAACCAGGGACTGGCGGCTGAATTCTGCCCGCTTGGCTTTGACTCGGCTGTATATGCTTACGCCACGCCAGCCATAGAGCGCGATATTCCGGTTCTTTTTGTTGGCTCTCTCACAAGTCAGCACCAAACCCGCATCGAGCTGCTGGAGTATCTCTGCCGCCATATTGACATCGAGATCCGGGGCGCCAGCCTATCGGCCCTGGAACCCGGGTCGCCTGTCCGCAATTGCGTCAAGGGCGAAGCCTGGGGCGTCGAGATGTATCGCCTTTTAGGCCGGGCGGCCATTGCGCTTAACCAGCATATCGACATGGCGGGACCCTATGCCAACAACTGCCGCCTGTTTGAAGCAACAGGCATGGGCGCCATGCTTCTCACCGACCGCAAGAGCAACCTGGACTACTATTTCAAGCCTGGAATCGAGGTGGCTGATTTTGGCTCGCCGCAGGAGTGCCTGGAAAGGATTCGCTATTTCCAAGACAATCTCGGAGAGCGTCAGCGCATAGCCGAGGCGGGAAGAAATCGCGTTCTTGCCAGCCATGGGTACGCCCAGCGCATGAACGACCTTGCCGCCTTGTTTGGTCGGTACTTGACGGAAAAGCGGCGAGCGCTGTGA
- a CDS encoding MBOAT family protein translates to MIFNSVSFILFLAAFTSLWWMLPERPRHWLIFLGSLLFYGFWRVEFVAVLLLSMSTDYAAALALDRTTTRWKRRALLSLSVLVNLGLLTYFKYADFLLSNFAKLSLLTGFDLSVTPLNIVLPLGISFYTFQSISYTVDVYRRQVRAERDYLCFANFVLFFPQLVAGPILRAAEVIEQLKSRQPFRLFDLSFGIKTILSGMFLKVVLADNLAPLVDDAFSMPSGSFGAKESWALASLFGYQIYFDFAGYSLIAIGSARLMGVHFPANFDWPYISRSPREFWRRWHISLSSWIRDYLYLPLCGMRTRDDSLGGLAEVAQQDVKTREGKRIWALLVTWAIMGLWHGANWTFVLWGLWHAVLILGYRLLTPRLVLPRPLAAIGGWLVTYPLILLGWIPFRAQSVSEAVSLMINAFTPSSYLLPFALPRHYYTLSLLLPLAMVTAYILHVSWPRLRRLPVVGDVMHIGGLAFAFGLVFVFFRPIRQFIYFQF, encoded by the coding sequence GTGATCTTTAATTCCGTCAGCTTTATACTTTTCCTTGCCGCCTTCACTTCCTTGTGGTGGATGCTTCCCGAAAGGCCGCGCCATTGGCTGATATTCTTGGGCAGTTTGCTTTTCTACGGCTTCTGGCGTGTCGAATTCGTCGCCGTCTTGCTGCTATCTATGAGCACGGATTATGCCGCCGCACTCGCACTTGATCGAACAACGACGCGCTGGAAGCGTCGCGCCCTGTTGTCTCTCAGCGTGTTGGTCAATCTGGGCCTGCTGACTTACTTCAAATACGCGGATTTTCTTTTGTCCAATTTTGCCAAACTATCGCTGCTGACAGGATTTGATCTAAGCGTCACGCCCTTGAACATCGTGCTGCCTTTAGGGATTAGTTTTTATACTTTTCAGAGCATCAGCTACACCGTGGATGTCTATCGCCGTCAAGTCAGAGCCGAGCGCGATTACCTTTGCTTTGCCAATTTCGTTCTCTTTTTCCCACAGTTGGTGGCCGGGCCGATTCTGAGAGCCGCCGAGGTTATTGAACAACTGAAGTCGAGGCAGCCGTTCAGACTTTTCGATTTGTCCTTCGGCATCAAAACCATTCTGAGCGGCATGTTTCTTAAGGTGGTCCTGGCTGATAATTTAGCGCCTCTAGTCGACGACGCCTTTAGCATGCCATCAGGATCATTCGGGGCCAAAGAAAGCTGGGCCCTGGCAAGTCTTTTCGGCTACCAGATTTACTTCGATTTTGCCGGTTACTCTCTGATCGCAATCGGTAGCGCCCGCCTAATGGGCGTCCACTTCCCGGCAAATTTCGACTGGCCCTATATCAGCCGCAGCCCAAGAGAATTCTGGAGACGTTGGCATATATCTCTCTCAAGCTGGATCCGCGATTACCTTTATTTACCTCTTTGCGGAATGCGCACGAGGGATGATTCGCTAGGCGGTCTTGCGGAGGTGGCGCAACAAGACGTCAAGACGCGCGAAGGCAAGCGCATTTGGGCGCTCTTGGTTACCTGGGCGATCATGGGTCTCTGGCATGGCGCCAATTGGACCTTTGTTCTGTGGGGCTTGTGGCACGCCGTCCTGATTTTGGGCTACCGTCTGTTGACGCCACGCTTGGTTCTCCCACGCCCTCTGGCGGCAATTGGCGGATGGCTGGTTACTTATCCTTTGATTCTTCTGGGCTGGATCCCCTTTCGGGCACAGTCTGTCTCCGAAGCCGTGTCTCTCATGATCAACGCCTTCACGCCTTCCAGTTATCTGCTGCCCTTTGCTCTACCCCGACATTATTATACGCTGTCCCTTCTTTTGCCGCTGGCAATGGTTACGGCCTACATACTCCACGTTTCGTGGCCGCGCCTTCGCCGCCTGCCTGTCGTGGGCGACGTAATGCACATCGGCGGACTAGCCTTCGCGTTCGGATTGGTTTTTGTGTTTTTCCGCCCTATCCGCCAGTTTATCTACTTTCAGTTCTAG
- a CDS encoding glycosyltransferase family 4 protein encodes MHLGVVPLLDGNSGGVYQYSLSVLRALGTPGVLSANDRVTLFVHDPKAPVLARVKQPEWKVLPLSPPTWRQRISRLARYIPGIKMVVDRIRANQGKGAPREPADLDRPRYNHALNQWFKKSGVEIILYPVPMSISFECGVPYIFTVHDLQHRLQPQFPEVGDPKEWHLREYLFRNGVRNALVIVADSQVGREDVLSCYGEYGVPAEDVFALPFLPADYIPRQVDARQVESSRQRHGLSETYFFYPAQLWPHKNHARLVEALSILKIRDKLMPTLVLCGSHKNAIREATFSEVMALADKLGVLEQIRYLGFIPDDEMAALYAGAEGLLMPTFFGPTNIPILEAWSLGCPVMTSDIRGVREQAGDAAILVDPTQSPAIADAMARLLSDKEFCEELRGRGRIRLKSWGPDDFSHRLSEILSHARSRLSASGLRQESASYIS; translated from the coding sequence ATGCATCTTGGCGTAGTTCCCCTTCTTGATGGCAATAGCGGAGGTGTTTATCAATATAGCCTGTCCGTTCTAAGGGCGCTTGGAACACCCGGCGTGCTGTCCGCCAATGATCGCGTAACGCTTTTCGTGCACGACCCGAAGGCTCCGGTTCTGGCGCGCGTGAAGCAGCCGGAATGGAAAGTGCTGCCTTTAAGCCCGCCGACATGGCGCCAGCGCATCTCTAGGCTTGCTCGTTACATTCCCGGCATCAAAATGGTCGTTGACCGGATCCGCGCCAACCAAGGGAAGGGGGCGCCGCGCGAACCTGCAGACCTGGATCGACCGCGATACAATCACGCCCTTAACCAGTGGTTTAAAAAGTCCGGGGTAGAGATAATTCTCTATCCTGTGCCGATGTCGATCTCCTTTGAATGCGGCGTGCCCTATATCTTCACCGTTCACGACCTTCAGCACCGACTGCAGCCACAATTTCCCGAGGTCGGGGACCCAAAGGAGTGGCATTTGCGCGAGTATCTTTTCCGCAATGGCGTTCGCAACGCTCTCGTTATTGTTGCTGATTCGCAGGTTGGTCGTGAGGATGTTTTGTCCTGTTATGGCGAGTACGGCGTTCCGGCTGAGGATGTGTTCGCCCTTCCCTTTCTGCCCGCCGACTACATTCCTAGGCAAGTGGATGCGAGGCAAGTGGAAAGCTCTCGGCAGCGCCATGGGCTTTCCGAGACCTATTTTTTCTATCCCGCCCAACTCTGGCCCCACAAGAACCATGCACGCCTCGTAGAGGCGCTTTCGATTCTCAAAATTCGCGACAAGCTTATGCCAACGCTGGTTCTTTGCGGATCACATAAAAATGCGATAAGGGAGGCGACTTTCAGCGAAGTTATGGCTCTTGCGGATAAGCTTGGCGTTCTCGAACAGATACGCTATTTAGGCTTTATCCCAGATGATGAGATGGCTGCGCTTTATGCTGGCGCGGAGGGCTTGCTTATGCCCACCTTCTTTGGCCCAACCAACATTCCCATTCTCGAGGCGTGGTCGCTTGGCTGCCCCGTTATGACTTCAGACATCAGAGGCGTTCGCGAACAGGCAGGAGATGCCGCTATCCTCGTCGATCCAACCCAGTCCCCTGCCATCGCGGACGCCATGGCAAGACTATTGAGCGACAAGGAATTTTGCGAGGAGCTGAGGGGCAGGGGGAGAATTCGCCTGAAATCCTGGGGGCCAGATGACTTCTCACATAGACTTTCAGAAATCCTATCTCACGCCCGAAGCCGTCTTTCTGCCAGTGGGTTACGGCAAGAGTCGGCGAGTTATATCTCGTAG